The Ralstonia pseudosolanacearum genome includes the window CGCCGTCCGCGCTGGCATCTGTCGCTGCAAACCCATAAGATGCTGGGCATCCGCTGAAGGCGGCTGCATCCCAGTTCCATCCGATCCAGCCGTTGCGCGGCCCGCGCTGCCGCCACCTCGCTCCATGACCAAGACCGTTTCCATCACGCGCCGGCTCGAATTCGATGCCGGCCACCGCATCCCGGGCCACGCCGGCCAATGCCGCAATCTGCACGGCCACCGCTACCAGCTCGAGCTGACGCTGTCCGGCGACGTGCTGCACAACGACAAGGCCACCGATGACGGCATGATTCTCGACTTCGGCGACGTGAAGACGCTCGCCGCCAAGCACCTGGTCGAGCTGTGGGACCATGCTTTCCTGGTCTATCGCGGCGACACCAAGGTGGTCGAGTTCCTCGAAGGCATGGAGGGCGGCCACAAGACCGTGGTGCTGGACGACGTGCCCACCGTCGAGAACCTCGCGCAGATCGCGTTCGACATCCTCGAGCCGGTGTTCCGCAACGTCTACGGGCACCACCTGCGGCTGTCCAAGCTGGTGCTGTACGAAACCCCCAATTGCTGGGCGGACGTGAAGCTCGCGCGTCCGCACGAGCAGGATTGACCCGGCCCATCCGACCCGCATGACGACACCCCACGTGCTGACGCCGCCGCCAGGCATGTCCGCCCACGAGCGCGACAGCTACTGGATGCAGCAGGCGCTGGTGCAGGCCCGCCTGGCGTGGGGCGAGGGCGAGGTGCCGGTGGGCGCGGTGGTGGTGCGGGGCAATGAGATCGTCGGGGTCGGCTACAACGCGCCGATCGGTACGCACGATCCGTCCGCTCATGCCGAGATGCGCGCGCTGCGGCAGGCCGCCGTCAGGCTGGGCAATTACCGCCTGCCCGAATGCGAAGTGTTCGTGACGCTGGAGCCGTGCGTGAT containing:
- the queD gene encoding 6-carboxytetrahydropterin synthase QueD; this translates as MTKTVSITRRLEFDAGHRIPGHAGQCRNLHGHRYQLELTLSGDVLHNDKATDDGMILDFGDVKTLAAKHLVELWDHAFLVYRGDTKVVEFLEGMEGGHKTVVLDDVPTVENLAQIAFDILEPVFRNVYGHHLRLSKLVLYETPNCWADVKLARPHEQD
- the tadA gene encoding tRNA adenosine(34) deaminase TadA, with translation MTTPHVLTPPPGMSAHERDSYWMQQALVQARLAWGEGEVPVGAVVVRGNEIVGVGYNAPIGTHDPSAHAEMRALRQAAVRLGNYRLPECEVFVTLEPCVMCAGAMLHARVARVVYGAPDPKTGAAGSVLDLFAETRLNHQTAIIGSVLAQDCGDMLRAFFAERRASQRAARMASASDDSASAA